DNA sequence from the Nitrospirota bacterium genome:
ACAACAGCCTGCCGCTGGCGGCGACCGGCAAGGGGGCCCCGCCGCCGTCGCCGCAGACCGGGCCGGCGCCCACGGGCGTGGATCTCAGCGGGTATCACGACCTGGAGGCGGTGGCGGCGCGGGCGGAGCAGCGCGAGCAGGCCTGGGGCAAGGTGCAGGCCTTCGCTGGGAAGACCAGCGTGTCGCGTGAGAAGCGGCTGGCGGCGCTGGACAAGTTCCTCGCGGACTTTCCCGACGACAACCCGCACGCGGCCGAAGCCGAGGCGCTCAAGCAGCAGGTCCACGCCGAGGTCCTCGTCGCCAAGGCCCCGGCCTATGAGGCCCCGCGGCAGATGGGCAAAGAGATCACCGGCCGAGACGGCGCGCCGATGGTGCTGGTGCCGGCGGGGGAGTTCATCATGGGCAGCAACGACGGCGATGCGGATGAGAAGCCGGAGCGCCGCGTCACCCTGGAGGCCTTCTACATCGACAAGTACGAAGTCTCGACGAAGCTGTATGCCACCTTCATCCAAGACACGAGGCGGGCGCAACCGTCCGATTGGTCGCAGCAGGTGGCGCTGGTGGGGAGCGGCGATCGGCCGGTGGTCAATGTCACGTGGCATGATGCCGACGCCTACTGCCGGCACTATGGGAAGCGGTTACCAACTGAGCAGGAATGGGAGAAGGCGGCACGAGGCACAGATGGACGGAAGTACCCCTGGGGCAATGAGGAGCCCAGCAGCCGGCATGCCCTGTTTAACACCCGATGGAACGGCTACGGGACCCTGGCCACGGTGGAGAGTTACGAGGCGGGCAAGAGCCCCTACGGGCTTTACCACATGGCCGGCAATGTCTGGGAGTGGACCAGTTCGGACTACGACAATAGCACCAAAGTGCTGCGCGGCGGGTCGTGGCACAATAATGCGGGGTACGTACGGTCCGCGTATCGGAGCGGGGACAATCCGTC
Encoded proteins:
- a CDS encoding SUMF1/EgtB/PvdO family nonheme iron enzyme, whose protein sequence is MPRQPVLSLIAAGLLLASLAPPALADTRGVFVSPATGVSVGSVWGVFIGVSKYQQKELNLKYADKDAQALHDFFVKQFKGRIPADQFRLVTNEQATRGRILKEVSEVLRLAQPEDLVILSLAQHGLPDASGHDLYFLTYNSDANLPEDQGISRDDLLKQIARSKARKIVLFLDACHAGAFGASSTLLAMRNANAADINRMLVSMGQAQDGIAVLSASSAAERSQEGPQFCGGHGAFTCALLTGLKGAADNDGNGLVQMRELYDHTYREVKRLTTGYQNPEIQGRYDNSLPLAATGKGAPPPSPQTGPAPTGVDLSGYHDLEAVAARAEQREQAWGKVQAFAGKTSVSREKRLAALDKFLADFPDDNPHAAEAEALKQQVHAEVLVAKAPAYEAPRQMGKEITGRDGAPMVLVPAGEFIMGSNDGDADEKPERRVTLEAFYIDKYEVSTKLYATFIQDTRRAQPSDWSQQVALVGSGDRPVVNVTWHDADAYCRHYGKRLPTEQEWEKAARGTDGRKYPWGNEEPSSRHALFNTRWNGYGTLATVESYEAGKSPYGLYHMAGNVWEWTSSDYDNSTKVLRGGSWHNNAGYVRSAYRSGDNPSRWNAGTGFRCAQDAR